TCGGCGCTGCCGCCCTGCTCACCAGCGATACCGATTGGAGCGGCACGGTCGATTTCATCTTCCAGCCGGCCGAGGAAGGCTTTGGCGGCTCACGCGCCATGGTGGCGGACGGTCTGTTCGACCGCTTTCCGATGGAGCGGGTGTTCGGTTTTCACAATTGGCCCGGCCTTGCCGCCGGCACCATCGCCGTGCATGACGGCGTCGTCATGGCCTCCGGCGGACGCGTCACCATCACCATCGAGGGCCATGCGGGCCACGCCGGCATGCCGCATTTGACACGCGATCCGGTGATGGCGGCCGGCCATCTGATCGTGGCGCTGCAATCGATCACCTCGCGCAGCGTCGATCCGCTCGACACCGCCGTGCTCTCGCTCTGCACCATCGAGGGCGGCACCGCGCCGAACCAGATCGCCGGACGCGTGACCATCCGCGGCACGCTGCGGTACCACCGCGACGCCGTCAAGGACGTCATCCTCGACGGGATCGAGCGCACCTGCGCCGGGATCGCGACGAGCTTTGGCGTCAAGGTGACGCCCGAGATCGTCATGGGCGTCGGCGTCGTGATCAACACGCCTGATGAGGCGGGCCTGGCCCGGATCGCCGCTGCGAAGGTGCGGGCCGAGCTGCGGCGCGACCTCGCGCCCAGCATGGCCG
The nucleotide sequence above comes from Bradyrhizobium sp. NDS-1. Encoded proteins:
- a CDS encoding amidohydrolase; this translates as MPPELHQKLTAWRQHLHAHPELSLQEKETAAFVQDKLTELGIPFVAGVGGHGVVATLTRGHAQRRIGLRADMDALPITEDTGLPYASKTSGVMHACGHDGHTASLLGAAALLTSDTDWSGTVDFIFQPAEEGFGGSRAMVADGLFDRFPMERVFGFHNWPGLAAGTIAVHDGVVMASGGRVTITIEGHAGHAGMPHLTRDPVMAAGHLIVALQSITSRSVDPLDTAVLSLCTIEGGTAPNQIAGRVTIRGTLRYHRDAVKDVILDGIERTCAGIATSFGVKVTPEIVMGVGVVINTPDEAGLARIAAAKVRAELRRDLAPSMAGEDFAHYLQQRPGAFVWIGNGELRDGAELHGPRYDFNDAILPVASGWMAEVAKAALASN